The proteins below are encoded in one region of Ostrinia nubilalis chromosome 3, ilOstNubi1.1, whole genome shotgun sequence:
- the LOC135087714 gene encoding large ribosomal subunit protein uL3m, with the protein MATYNLKNICISLSKLRIDHIVTRSYVNAPPRFRPPYWYAPKERVMTNDYLTQENKQFVEEVMKDKMRAQAELESPLANIADQSSQKWAPTTRRVGVIARKIGNYPIWDKDGKKMLTTLLQVVDNHVIKYIPPEEFNPMKTNKVIWREKRRLGCLLVGSETIDPSTVTKDYCGLFDSVGMLPKKHLCRFMVSPESALPTGTPLFATHFRAGDYLDIRAKTMDRGFQGVIKRWGFKGMPASHGVTKTHRRPGNIGAGGEKARVWPGTKMPGHMGNRWRTLRGVKILRINTKHNVLWTLGVAIPGETGALCYLYDTILPLRKLKSSPPFPTHPPADDLPIEYYDDTIHPFENPTLTYEEA; encoded by the exons AATCGACCACATTGTGACACGATCATATGTAAATGCTCCTCCTAGATTTCGGCCACCTTATTGGTATGCACCCAAGGAACGAGTG ATGACCAATGATTACTTGACACAAGAGAATAAACAGTTTGTAGAAGAAGTAATGAAAGATAAAATGAGAGCTCAAGCAGAGTTAGAATCACCGCTAGCAAACATTGCTGACCAAAGTAGTCAAAAGTGGGCACCAACCACTAGGAGAGTTGGTGTCATTGCACGGAAAATTGGAAACTATCCTATATGGGATAAGGATGGGAAAAAAATGCTTACTACACTTTTGCAG GTTGTTGACAACCATGTCATAAAATATATACCACCTGAAGAGTTTAATCCAATGAAAACTAATAAagttatttggcgggaaaaaagAAGATTGGGTTGTTTACTTGTGGGATCTGAAACTATAGATCCTAGCACTGTCACAAAAGACTATTGTGGCCTATTTGACAGTGTTGGAATGCTTCCTAAGAAACATTTATGTAGATTTATGGTGTCCCCTGAGTCTGCATTGCCTACTGGTACACCACTATTTGCCACGCACTTTCGGGCAGGCGATTACTTGGACATACGCGCTAAAAC TATGGACAGAGGATTCCAAGGTGTCATAAAGCGTTGGGGTTTCAAAGGTATGCCAGCATCTCATGGAGTAACAAAAACGCACAGACGACCAGGAAATATTGGTGCTGGTGGTGAAAAAGCGCGTGTCTGGCCAGGGACAAAGATGCCTGGTCACATGGGAAACAG ATGGAGAACGCTGCGAGGAGTAAAAATTCTTCGTATTAACACCAAACATAACGTTTTATGGACTTTAGGCGTGGCCATTCCAGGCGAAACAGGCGCCTTGTGTTATTTGTACGACACAATATTACcgttaagaaaattaaaatcaagTCCGCCTTTTCCTACACACCCACCTGCTGATGATCTACCAATTGAGTACTATGATGACACTATTCATCCGTTTGAAAATCCTACCCTAACTTACGAAGaagcttaa
- the LOC135088261 gene encoding proline-rich protein 2-like: MSVAFAPRGNRPPLSPAQIQKMLDENAHLIQTIQDYQAKGQLMECHQYQQVLHRNLVYLASIADANQNIQALLPPPHALASGNVPQGPLNPPSTGSDSSQQQYRPPPGVSTTPTRPTQSYGQRPYSQNQYQGQYQGPGVYPPQAGYGPPGQGYGPPNPPQSQGYPPNSTYGPPITTTPNNYPPSTHPVPGSGYPPSTVQQPYAPPPGNPAAAGSPYPVRGASQPGYTGNSAYPPPQSGANYPNVGASTYNSTVSQPQPYQSQPFPNTTPTSAYNTTATSQPNRSPQPPPSGYTGQNPTSSGYGSPSAQSPTYNSSSHSSAPPSTVASSASAPGGPPAQQQYPPPGQPSPYPPATQPPYSNPSSQPGSPAPSVSTAPPPQSSYPQNPQNYPPSGGAYPPHAYQQGYPPAQYPPSPYPYARAPAPGAPPPGAPQPYPGYGFQPPTQQ; this comes from the exons ATGTCCGTGGCATTTGCACCTCGAGGGAACCGACCTCCATTAAGTCCAGCTCAAATTCAGAAAATGCTTGATGAAAATGCTCACCTCATTCAAACTATACAAGATTACCAAGCCAAAGGACAACTAATGGAATGCCATCAGTATCAACAAGTGCTCCATAGAAACCTAGTGTATTTAGCGTCAATTGCAGATGCCAATCAAAATATACAGGCCCTTCTACCG CCTCCACATGCATTAGCATCTGGAAATGTTCCACAAGGACCACTCAATCCACCATCCACAGGATCAGATTCGTCACAGCAGCAGTATCGACCTCCTCCAGGAGTTTCAACAACCCCAACAAGACCAACTCAGAGTTATGGTCAAAGGCCATATTCTCAAAATCAGTATCAAGGTCAATATCAAGGACCAGGAGTTTATCCGCCACAAGCTGGATATGGGCCACCTGGTCAAGGATATGGCCCACCAAACCCTCCACAATCCCAAGGTTATCCTCCAAATTCAACTTATGGACCTCCAATTACTACTACTCCTAATAATTATCCACCTTCCACACATCCTGTGCCTGGTTCAGGTTATCCTCCTTCCACAGTCCAACAACCATATGCACCCCCTCCTGGGAACCCTGCCGCTGCCGGGTCTCCATATCCGGTTCGAGGAGCTTCTCAACCTGGTTACACAGGAAACTCTGCATATCCTCCTCCTCAATCTGGTGCCAACTATCCAAATGTCGGTGCTAGTACATACAACTCAACTGTATCTCAGCCGCAACCGTACCAATCACAACCGTTCCCCAACACAACACCCACTTCAGCTTACAACACCACAGCAACATCCCAGCCCAACCGCTCACCTCAACCTCCACCCAGTGGTTATACCGGTCAGAACCCTACAAGTTCTGGATACGGTTCACCATCAGCTCAGTCGCCCACCTACAATTCCAGTTCTCATTCCAGTGCCCCTCCGTCCACAGTAGCGTCGTCGGCGTCCGCTCCAGGCGGCCCTCCTGCACAACAGCAGTATCCTCCCCCTGGTCAGCCATCGCCGTACCCTCCGGCCACCCAGCCTCCATATTCCAATCCTTCATCTCAGCCTGGCAGCCCAGCTCCTTCTGTGTCAACAGCTCCACCTCCACAGTCTTCTTATCCACAGAATCCACAAAACTATCCTCCATCTGGAGGAGCATATCCTCCGCATGCTTACCAACAGGGCTACCCTCCAGCTCAGTACCCTCCCTCCCCCTACCCGTACGCGCGGGCGCCGGCCCCGGGCGCCCCGCCGCCTGGTGCCCCCCAACCATATCCTGGGTATGGGTTCCAGCCTCCAACACAACAGTAA
- the LOC135087716 gene encoding alpha-methylacyl-CoA racemase, with translation MALRGLKVIEFLGLAPGPLCGTFLADFGATVTVINKIGPAPFDVLSNGKKVISVDLKCKQGLDIVNKLCASSDVLIDTFRPGVLEKLGLGPESLMKKNPRLIYARLTGYGQTGPYKDKAGHDINYVAMSGILSLLGRNGQPPMPPINLLADFAGGSLTCTLGIILALFERTKSGKGQVIDCGMTEGLAYLSTWLFKARDRLLQGDPGTNLLDGGFPFYSTYKTKDGKFMAVGALEPQFYANLLEGLQLSADKYPQADVEECRKKFEEIFKSKTQEEWCKIFENLDACVTPVLAIDSIDDHEYHKNKNTFFRDSENKILPEPSPTLSRTPGVSVGKEPLPPQGQHTVQILKELGYSDKIIQDFLNKGYVYAHEKSKL, from the exons ATGGCTCTACGAGGTCTAAAGGTCATAGAATTTTTGGGCCTGGCACCAGGACCTTTATGTGGGACTTTTTTAGCAGATTTTGGAGCCACAGTTACAGTCATTAACAAG ATTGGGCCTGCACCCTTCGATGTACTCTCGAATGGGAAGAAAGTCATTTCTGTAGACTTAAAATGCAAACAAGGCTTGGATATCGTAAATAAACTTTGTGCTTCATCAGATGTTTTAATAGATACTTTTAGGCCTGGAGTATTAGAAAAGTTAGGACTGGGTCCTGAGTCACTTATGAAAAAGAATCCTCGATTGATTTACGCCAGATTAACCGGATACGGCCAAACAGGGCCCTACAAAGACAAAGCAGGGCATGATATAAACTATGTTGCTATGTCAGGTATTCTCTCTTTACTAGGCAGAAATGGACAACCACCTATGCCCCCTATCAATTTACTAGCTGATTTCGCGGGAGGAAGCTTAACATGCACTCTTGGCATTATCTTAGCTCTCTTTGAAAGAACTAAATCTGGAAAAGGACAAGTTATCGACTGTGGAATGACTGAAGGATTAGCTTATTTATCTACATGGTTATTTAAGGCACGCGATAGACTACTTCAAGGTGACCCAGGTACCAATCTATTAGATGGCGGATTCCCGTTTTACTCCACGTACAAAACAAAGGACGGAAAATTTATGGCTGTCGGCGCGCTAGAACCACAATTTTATGCGAATTTATTAGAAGGACTCCAACTATCTGCAGATAAATATCCACAGGCAGATGTTGAGGAATGCAGAAAAAAATTCGAAGAGATTTTCAAATCAAAAACTCAAGAAGAGTGGtgcaaaatatttgaaaatttgGATGCTTGTGTAACTCCCGTCTTAGCAATTGATTCTATTGATGACCATGAataccataaaaataaaaacacattcTTTAGAGACAGTGAAAACAAAATACTGCCTGAACCATCTCCTACCCTAAGTAGAACACCGGGTGTTTCGGTCGGCAAAGAGCCCCTACCACCTCAGGGGCAACATACTGTACAAATTTTGAAAGAGCTTGGATACAGTGACAAAATAATACAGGATTTTTTAAACAAGGGTTATGTTTATGCACATGAAAAGTCTAAACTATAA
- the LOC135087715 gene encoding 2-oxoglutarate and iron-dependent oxygenase JMJD4 homolog, with product MSEIEIDDFNISALPECYDYNLKTIEVVGASELSYNQFFNKFMTKNIPCIIKNIGHDWICTRKWKKDAHIDHDYFIKTYGDLKAPVADFSDIMFDSHSKTDMKVCDYMNYLKSRTKEKLLYLKDWHLRKLRPDDNFYEVPIFFAPDWLNEHAQDCEEDDYMFVYIGPTGTWTPLHADVYRSFSWSINIIGRKKWILFPPGEETKLKDKFGRLPMQFNEKTHPGVKYFEVTQDEGDAIFVPSCWYHEVHNLLDTVSINHNWINCCNVGHVWEALQNVLITVELELADIRHEEDFLSSCQNLLKADFGMDFTMFTKLLCHMGKKRLDQLKSGESIGFNNYSLGPNQMKLDLLIIADTMDKICYHPLVINEGIMQNELENELITTKNSISQYLSTT from the exons atgtcagAGATCGAAATAGATGATTTTAATATTAGTGCTCTGCCTGAAtgttatgactataatttgaaAACTATAGAAGTTGTAGGAGCTAGTGAACTATCCTACAACCAGTTCTTCAACAAATTTATGACCAAAAACATTCCTTGCATCATTAAGAACATCGGTCACGATTGGATATGTACACGAAAATGGAAAAAAGACGCTCACATAgatcatgattattttattaaaacctaTGGAGACTTAAAAGCCCCTGTAGCAGACTTTAGTGATATTATGTTTGACTCGCACTCTAAAACAGACATGAAGGTGTGCGACtatatgaattatttgaaaagtCGCACtaaagaaaaacttctgtattTAAAAGACTGGCACTTACGAAAACTACGACCTGATGATAACTTTTATGAAGTGCCAATTTTCTTTGCCCCTGACTGGCTCAATGAACATGCTCAAGACTGTGAAGAGGATGACTACATGTTTGTGTATATTGGACCTACGGGTACATG GACACCCTTACATGCTGATGTGTACCGTTCCTTCAGCTGGTCCATTAACATAATAGGAAGAAAGAAGTGGATATTATTCCCACCTGGAGAAGAAACAAAACTAAAGGATAAATTTGGTAGATTGCCCATGCAATTCAATGAAAAAACACACCCAGGTGttaaatattttgaagttaCCCAAGATGAAGGTGATGCAATATTTGTTCCATCCTGTTGGTATCATGAAGTTCATAATCTATTAGATACTGTATCAATTAATCATAACTGGATTAATTGTTGTAATGTTGGACATGTATGGGAAGCATTACAAAATGTTCTAATAACTGTAGAGCTTGAATTAGCAGACATCAGGCATGAGGAAGATTTTCTTTCAAGCTGTCAAAATTTGTTGAAAGCAGATTTTGGGATGGACTTCACAATGTTTACCAAACTTTTATGTCATATGGGCAAAAAAAGATTAGATCAACTAAAATCAGGAGAAAGCATAGGTTTTAATAATTACTCACTAGGACCAAACCAAATGAAActtgatttattaattattgctgACACAATGGATAAAATATGTTACCATCCCCTTGTCATTAATGAAGGCATTATGCAAAATGAACTAGAAAATGAATTAATAACAACCAAAAACTCTATTTCCCAATATTTAAGTACTACTTAA
- the LOC135088149 gene encoding mRNA (2'-O-methyladenosine-N(6)-)-methyltransferase has translation MNDVRDKVVAGSSSWETSTTHSDSSPEIQSSPGGSADTPQTPGAPAPLAPHLAADLHPDLLQQGWRKYWSKRENRPYFWNKLSGESMWELPAVKRDFDPITDPLGICHTGPPAAGSMTPSASKRRPSEDNGPPPKKFVLAGPWDIEVATNVVIYERPPTICPHPHPEIEGFRFTLANKLRQCYQELCHTRESIDAPKDSFNRWLMERKVNDQGGSDPLLPSHCFPEISRSMYEEIMNDIPIKLTHPKFTGDARKQLSRYAEAAKKMIESRNASPESRKVVKWNAEDTFQWLRRTVGATYDDFQDRLAHLRRQCQPHLAETVKASVEGICLKIYHLSAEYARKIREKHSALLKENGIQELPAPLQQAALRKVWCYPVQFAVPAPRPPLVEHFLDRDQALLRYLGETQVLNATYLQKLECLYRYSCFDDKKFEQFLSRVWCLLRRYAAWVGAGGEAQLTQMALPVPVLECLHRCFGVTFECFASPLDCYFRQYCSAFADTDSYFGSRGPFLELRPVSGSMVAHPPYCEELLEAALRHMERLLQDSAEPLSFVVVLPEWPDRQTHALYKLQASHFKRKQVVIPAFEHEYRHGFQHVLPKNEVYFRWGGGTVVVWLQNAAGFARWGPTEERVEALLDAWRPRAKGRSPEPAPAPAPDAPAPPPQPPHPPDKR, from the exons ATGAATGATGTTCGTGATAAAGTGGTGGCCGGTTCTTCAAGTTGGGAGACCTCGACTACTCATAGTGATTCTTCGCCTGAAATCCAGTCTTCGCCCGGAGGAAGCGCTGACACGCCGCAGACACCAGGCGCGCCAGCTCCGTTGGCCCCACATCTTGCTGCTGACTTACATCCAGATTTGTTACAACAAGGATGGAGAAAGTATTGGTCAAAACGTGAAAACAGGCCATACTTTTGGAATAAACTTTCGGGTGAATCTATGTGGGAATTACCTGCAGTAAAGAGAGATTTTGATCCAATAACAGATCCTCTTGGAATATGCCACACTGGCCCACCGGCTGCTGGCAGCATGACGCCGAGCGCCAGCAAGCGGCGTCCTTCTGAGGACAATGGACCCCCGCCCAAGAAATTTGTCTTGGCTGGGCCCTGGGATATTGAAGTCGCTACTAATGTTGTTATTTATGAACGTCCTCCTACTATCTGTCCACATCCTCATCCAGAAATAGAGGGTTTTAGATTTACCTTAGCTAATAAGTTAAGGCAGTGTTATCAAGAGCTTTGTCATACCAGAGAGAGCATAGATGCCCCAAAAGATTCATTCAATCGATGGTTAATGGAAAGGAAAGTAAATGACCAAGGTGGTTCGGATCCTCTGCTACCTAGTCACTGCTTTCCAGAAATTTCCCGATCAATGTATGAGGAAATCATGAATGATATTCCAATCAAGTTGACTCATCCAAAGTTCACAGGCGATGCTCGAAAGCAGTTGTCTCGATATGCAGAAGCAGCAAAAAAAATGATTGAATCTAGGAATGCCTCACCAGAGAGTCGCAAAGTTGTTAAATGGAATGCTGAAGATACATTCCAATGGTTAAGGCGCACAGTTGGGGCTACATATGATGATTTTCAAGACAGATTAGCACATTTGCGT AGGCAGTGCCAGCCGCATTTAGCCGAGACAGTAAAGGCTTCCGTAGAAGGAATTTGTTTAAAGATCTACCACTTATCAGCTGAATATGCACGAAAAATTCGAGAGAAACATAGTGCTTTGCTGAAGGAAAATGGAATAcag GAACTGCCTGCCCCGCTGCAACAGGCGGCGCTGCGCAAGGTGTGGTGCTACCCCGTCCAGTTCGCGGTGCCGGCGCCGCGCCCACCGCTCGTCGAGCACTTCCTCGACCGCGACCAAGCCTTGCTGCGGTACTTGGGAGAGACCCAGGTCCTCAATGCTACATACCTTCAGAAATTG GAGTGCCTATACAGGTACAGCTGCTTCGACGACAAGAAGTTCGAGCAGTTTCTCTCGCGCGTTTGGTGCCTGCTGCGGCGCTACGCGGCGTGGGTGGGCGCGGGCGGCGAGGCGCAGCTGACGCAGATGGCGCTGCCGGTGCCGGTGCTGGAGTGCCTGCACCGCTGCTTCGGAGTCACGTTCGAGTGCTTCGCGAGTCCGCTCGACTGTTACTTCAGGCAGTACTGCTCTGCGTTCGCCGATACCGACTCGTATTTTGGGTCGCGCGG CCCCTTTTTGGAGCTACGCCCGGTATCAGGCTCGATGGTGGCGCACCCGCCGTACTGCGAGGAGCTGTTAGAGGCGGCATTGCGCCACATGGAGCGCTTGCTGCAAGACTCCGCCGAACCCCTCAGCTTCGTGGTAGTCCTGCCGGAGTGGCCGGACAGACAAACCCATGCGCTGTACAAGCTGCAAGCCAGTCACTTTAAGAGAAAACAG GTGGTGATTCCAGCTTTTGAACATGAATATCGTCATGGCTTCCAACACGTACTACCCAA AAACGAGGTGTACTTCCGATGGGGCGGCGGCACCGTGGTGGTGTGGCTGCAGAACGCGGCGGGCTTCGCGCGCTGGGGGCCCACGGAGGAGCGCGTGGAGGCGCTGCTGGACGCCTGGCGCCCGCGCGCCAAGGGCCGCTCGCccgagcccgcgcccgcgcccgcgcccgacgcgcccgcgccgccgccgcagccgccgcacCCGCCCGACAAGCGCTGA